A section of the Streptomyces sp. CG1 genome encodes:
- a CDS encoding MTH1187 family thiamine-binding protein, whose translation MIVAFSVTPLGVGEDVGEYVADAVRVVRESGLPNRTDAMFTSIEGEWDEVMDVVRRAVAVVEQRAPRVSLVLKADIRPGVTDGLTSKVETVERHLA comes from the coding sequence ATGATCGTCGCCTTCTCCGTGACGCCGCTCGGCGTCGGCGAGGACGTGGGGGAGTACGTCGCCGACGCCGTCCGCGTGGTGCGCGAGTCGGGCCTGCCCAACCGGACCGACGCGATGTTCACCTCCATCGAGGGGGAGTGGGACGAGGTCATGGACGTCGTCAGACGTGCCGTCGCCGTGGTGGAGCAGCGGGCGCCGAGGGTTTCCCTGGTGCTCAAGGCCGACATTCGCCCCGGCGTAACGGATGGGCTCACGTCCAAGGTGGAAACGGTCGAAAGGCACCTGGCGTAG
- a CDS encoding DUF5937 family protein codes for MPSQLHFGDDDFLRCRFAISPLWETQEAVRTLKRPDRHAYQAPWLRRIRDAAAGLDLAPLWLLMPRRGHSPDWLGAPPIGPAATFEEEIAAVRASDPEAAREDTALSLACTPGALDSAQGRAWLARPARMITELADAMEEAWRVLIAPDWPRLRALLEADVAFHSRRLAEVGLGMLLPALDPRLTWDGRTLTLAQHIEYARDLDGQGLVLMPSVFSWPDVITGFETPWQPTLVYPARGIAGLWTEPGTRTPDALVRLLGANRAAVLSALDEPATTSALAHRMGLAPSSVSSHLTVLRDAGLLTARRYGHQVLYERTPLGMALTAGQPT; via the coding sequence GTGCCCTCACAGCTGCACTTCGGCGACGACGACTTTCTGCGCTGCCGGTTCGCGATCTCGCCGCTGTGGGAGACGCAGGAGGCGGTGCGCACCCTGAAGCGGCCGGACCGGCACGCCTATCAGGCGCCCTGGCTGCGGCGGATCAGGGACGCGGCGGCCGGTCTCGACCTGGCTCCGCTGTGGCTGCTGATGCCCCGGCGGGGGCACTCCCCCGACTGGCTCGGTGCGCCGCCGATCGGCCCGGCCGCGACATTCGAGGAGGAGATCGCGGCCGTACGGGCGTCCGACCCGGAGGCGGCCCGCGAGGACACCGCCCTCTCCCTGGCCTGCACGCCGGGCGCGCTGGATTCGGCGCAGGGCAGGGCCTGGCTGGCGCGTCCGGCACGCATGATCACGGAGCTGGCGGACGCCATGGAGGAGGCGTGGCGGGTGCTGATCGCACCGGACTGGCCCCGGCTGCGCGCCCTGCTGGAGGCGGACGTGGCCTTCCACTCGCGCCGGCTGGCCGAGGTGGGGCTCGGCATGCTGCTGCCGGCGCTGGACCCCCGGCTGACCTGGGACGGCCGTACGCTGACGCTCGCGCAGCACATCGAGTACGCGCGCGACCTCGACGGCCAGGGCCTGGTCCTGATGCCGAGCGTGTTCTCCTGGCCCGACGTGATCACGGGTTTCGAAACCCCGTGGCAGCCCACGCTGGTCTACCCCGCCCGAGGCATCGCCGGCCTGTGGACCGAGCCGGGCACCCGGACTCCGGATGCGCTGGTACGACTGCTGGGCGCCAACCGGGCAGCGGTCCTGTCCGCATTGGACGAACCCGCGACGACGAGCGCCCTGGCACACCGCATGGGCCTGGCCCCGTCCTCGGTCTCGTCCCACCTGACGGTGCTGCGCGACGCGGGCCTGCTCACAGCCCGCCGCTACGGCCACCAGGTCCTGTACGAACGAACACCGCTGGGAATGGCGCTTACAGCGGGACAGCCGACGTAG
- a CDS encoding MFS transporter: MSAPPKAAPASTGYGRVFAVPEFRAVFAAHVLSMLGVIVSEIALSVLVYDLTRSPLLSALTFALGFLPYAVGGTLLAPVADRFPARRVLVTCDLVCAGCVAVMTVPGTGIGLLLALRCALAFVSPVFAGTRMATLADVLGDGDLFVLGRSLLRIVAQSALLVGYGLGGLLLTAVSPRHALLITVGTFLASATLLRYGTRCRPARTRPGADTPPPGLRVLFADRRIRVLLLMFWIPAAFSVVPEALAAPYADELGRGSTGLGLLMCALPVGTVAGELFAGARLGPVARERVALPLLCLTLLPYLGFALRPGLALSLLLLLVSGAGSAYTLGLDQWFVRAVPMELRGRAMTVLSAGLMTVQGVGMALAGVAAQETGVRTAVAGAGVAGVLCCCGLAMAARATESRDGAARNMTDR; encoded by the coding sequence ATGTCCGCACCGCCCAAGGCCGCCCCGGCGTCCACCGGCTACGGCCGTGTCTTCGCCGTGCCCGAGTTCCGGGCCGTCTTCGCCGCTCATGTGCTCTCCATGCTCGGCGTGATCGTCAGCGAGATCGCCCTGTCCGTCCTCGTCTACGACCTCACCCGGTCACCTCTGCTCAGCGCGCTCACCTTCGCGCTGGGCTTCCTGCCGTACGCCGTCGGCGGCACCTTGCTCGCACCCGTCGCCGACCGCTTCCCCGCCCGGCGTGTGCTGGTCACGTGTGACCTGGTGTGCGCGGGCTGTGTGGCGGTGATGACGGTCCCGGGCACCGGTATCGGTCTGCTCCTCGCACTGCGCTGTGCGCTCGCCTTCGTCTCGCCGGTGTTCGCCGGCACCCGCATGGCCACGCTGGCCGACGTCCTCGGCGACGGCGACCTGTTCGTGCTCGGCCGCTCCCTGCTGCGGATCGTCGCCCAGAGCGCCCTGCTCGTCGGCTACGGCCTCGGCGGTCTGCTGCTGACCGCCGTCAGCCCGCGCCACGCCCTGCTGATCACCGTCGGCACCTTCCTCGCCTCCGCCACGCTGCTGCGCTACGGCACCCGGTGCCGCCCCGCCCGTACCCGCCCCGGCGCGGACACCCCGCCACCGGGCCTGCGCGTGCTGTTCGCCGACCGCCGGATCCGCGTCCTGCTGCTGATGTTCTGGATCCCGGCGGCGTTCTCCGTCGTCCCCGAGGCGCTCGCGGCGCCGTACGCCGACGAGCTGGGCCGTGGCTCCACGGGGCTCGGTCTGCTGATGTGCGCCCTGCCCGTCGGCACGGTGGCCGGCGAACTGTTCGCCGGGGCCAGGCTCGGACCGGTGGCCCGCGAACGCGTCGCGCTCCCGCTGCTCTGCCTGACCCTGCTGCCGTACCTCGGCTTCGCCCTGCGCCCCGGGCTCGCCCTGTCCCTGCTGCTCCTGCTGGTGTCCGGGGCCGGATCGGCGTACACCCTGGGCCTGGACCAGTGGTTCGTGCGGGCCGTGCCGATGGAGCTGCGCGGACGGGCCATGACGGTGCTGAGCGCCGGGCTGATGACCGTCCAGGGCGTCGGCATGGCGCTGGCCGGGGTGGCGGCGCAGGAGACGGGGGTGCGTACGGCCGTCGCCGGGGCCGGTGTGGCGGGTGTGCTGTGCTGCTGTGGGCTGGCCATGGCGGCCCGGGCGACCGAAAGCCGAGACGGGGCTGCCCGGAATATGACTGACCGGTAG
- a CDS encoding MarR family winged helix-turn-helix transcriptional regulator: MPKPLSLPFDPIARADELWKQRWGNVPSMAAITSIMRAQQILLAEVDAVVKPYGLTFARYEALVLLTFSKAGELPMSKIGERLMVHPTSVTNTVDRLVKSGLVAKRPNPNDGRGTLAVITDRGREVVDAATRDLMAMDFGLGVYDAEECAEIFAMLRPLRIAAHDFDDD, translated from the coding sequence GTGCCGAAGCCACTCAGCCTCCCCTTCGACCCCATCGCCCGTGCCGACGAGCTCTGGAAGCAGCGCTGGGGAAACGTGCCGTCCATGGCCGCGATCACCTCGATCATGCGGGCCCAGCAGATCCTGCTGGCCGAGGTGGACGCGGTGGTCAAGCCGTACGGACTGACGTTCGCGCGCTACGAAGCACTGGTGCTGCTCACCTTCTCCAAGGCCGGTGAGCTGCCCATGTCCAAGATCGGTGAGCGGCTGATGGTGCATCCCACGTCCGTGACCAACACCGTCGACCGGCTGGTGAAGTCCGGGCTGGTCGCCAAGCGTCCCAACCCCAACGACGGCCGCGGCACCCTCGCCGTCATCACCGACAGGGGCCGCGAGGTGGTCGACGCGGCCACCCGCGACCTGATGGCCATGGACTTCGGACTCGGGGTGTACGACGCGGAGGAGTGCGCGGAGATCTTCGCGATGCTGCGTCCGCTGCGGATCGCGGCACACGATTTCGACGACGACTGA
- a CDS encoding DUF3817 domain-containing protein — MKKSVLTRYRVMAYTTGVLLVLLCLSMIAKYGLDISGAADFTRVVAIAHGWLYVVYLIFAFDLGSKAKWPVGKQLWVLLAGTIPTAAFFVERRISHELEAKTAAPAPVAAKA; from the coding sequence ATGAAGAAGAGCGTGCTGACCCGCTACCGCGTCATGGCCTACACCACCGGTGTCCTGCTGGTGCTGCTGTGCCTGAGCATGATCGCCAAGTACGGGCTGGACATCAGCGGTGCCGCGGACTTCACGCGAGTCGTGGCCATCGCCCACGGCTGGCTGTACGTCGTCTACCTGATCTTCGCGTTCGACCTGGGCTCGAAGGCGAAGTGGCCCGTCGGCAAGCAGCTGTGGGTGCTGCTCGCGGGGACCATCCCCACCGCCGCCTTCTTCGTCGAGCGCCGGATCAGCCACGAGCTGGAGGCCAAGACCGCCGCCCCGGCCCCGGTCGCGGCCAAGGCCTAG
- a CDS encoding methylmalonyl-CoA mutase: MDAHAIEEGRRRWQARYDAARTRDADFTTLSGDPVEPVYGPRPGDTYEGFERIGWPGEYPFTRGLHPTGYRGRTWTIRQFAGFGNAEQTNERYKMILAAGGGGLSVAFDMPTLMGRDSDDPRSLGEVGHCGVAIDSAADMEVLFKDIPLGDVTTSMTISGPAVPVFCMYLVAAERQGVDPSVLNGTLQTDIFKEYIAQKEWLFQPEPHLRLIGDLMEHCAAGIPAYKPLSVSGYHIREAGATAAQELAYTLADGFGYVELGLSRGLDVDVFAPGLSFFFDAHVDFFEEIAKFRAARRIWARWMREVYGARSEKAQWLRFHTQTAGVSLTAQQPYNNVVRTAVEALAAVLGGTNSLHTNALDETLALPSEQAAEIALRTQQVLMEETGVANVADPLGGSWYVEQLTDRIEADAEKIFEQIKERGLRAHPDGRHPIGPITSGILRGIEDGWFTGEIAESAFRYQQALEKGDKRVVGVNVHTGSVTGDLEILRVSHEVEREQVRILGERKDARDEVAVRSALEAMLAAARDGSNMIEPMLDAVRAEATLGEICGVLRDEWGVYTEPAGF; encoded by the coding sequence ATGGACGCTCACGCCATCGAGGAGGGCCGCCGGCGCTGGCAGGCCCGCTACGACGCCGCGCGCACGCGCGACGCTGACTTCACCACGCTCTCCGGTGATCCCGTGGAGCCGGTGTACGGGCCCCGACCGGGCGACACGTACGAGGGATTCGAGCGGATCGGGTGGCCCGGGGAGTACCCCTTCACGCGCGGGCTCCATCCGACCGGATACCGCGGGCGTACCTGGACGATCCGGCAGTTCGCCGGGTTCGGCAACGCCGAGCAGACCAACGAGCGGTACAAGATGATCCTGGCCGCGGGCGGCGGTGGGCTGTCCGTCGCCTTCGACATGCCGACGCTCATGGGGCGGGACTCCGACGACCCGCGCTCGCTCGGCGAGGTCGGGCACTGCGGCGTCGCCATCGACTCGGCCGCCGACATGGAGGTCCTGTTCAAGGACATCCCGCTCGGCGACGTCACCACCTCCATGACCATCAGCGGGCCCGCCGTGCCCGTCTTCTGCATGTACCTGGTCGCCGCCGAGCGCCAGGGCGTGGACCCGTCGGTCCTCAACGGCACGCTCCAGACCGACATCTTCAAGGAGTACATCGCCCAGAAGGAGTGGCTCTTCCAGCCCGAGCCGCATCTGCGCCTCATCGGCGACCTGATGGAGCACTGCGCGGCCGGGATTCCCGCGTACAAGCCGCTGTCCGTCTCCGGCTACCACATCCGCGAGGCCGGGGCGACGGCCGCACAGGAGCTGGCGTACACGCTGGCGGACGGCTTCGGGTACGTCGAGCTGGGGCTCAGCCGCGGTCTGGACGTCGATGTCTTCGCGCCCGGCCTCTCCTTCTTCTTCGACGCGCACGTCGATTTCTTCGAGGAGATCGCCAAGTTCCGTGCGGCGCGCCGGATCTGGGCACGGTGGATGCGGGAGGTCTACGGCGCCCGGTCCGAGAAGGCGCAGTGGCTGCGGTTCCACACGCAGACCGCGGGTGTGTCGCTGACCGCGCAGCAGCCGTACAACAACGTGGTGCGTACGGCCGTGGAGGCGCTGGCCGCCGTGCTGGGCGGGACCAACTCGCTGCACACCAACGCGCTGGACGAGACGCTGGCCCTGCCGAGTGAGCAGGCGGCGGAGATCGCGCTGCGCACGCAGCAGGTGCTGATGGAGGAGACCGGGGTCGCCAACGTGGCGGATCCGCTGGGCGGTTCGTGGTACGTCGAGCAGCTGACGGACCGGATCGAGGCGGACGCGGAGAAGATCTTCGAGCAGATAAAGGAGCGGGGACTGCGGGCGCACCCGGACGGGCGGCATCCGATCGGGCCGATCACCTCCGGGATCCTGCGCGGGATCGAGGACGGCTGGTTCACCGGTGAGATCGCCGAGTCCGCCTTCCGCTACCAGCAGGCGCTGGAGAAGGGCGACAAGCGGGTCGTCGGCGTCAATGTCCACACCGGGTCCGTCACCGGGGATCTGGAGATCCTGCGGGTGAGCCATGAGGTGGAGCGGGAGCAGGTCCGCATTCTGGGCGAGCGGAAGGATGCGCGGGACGAGGTGGCGGTGCGTTCGGCGCTGGAGGCGATGCTGGCCGCTGCGCGTGACGGTTCCAACATGATCGAGCCGATGCTGGACGCCGTGCGGGCCGAGGCGACGCTGGGCGAGATCTGCGGGGTGCTGCGGGACGAGTGGGGCGTGTACACGGAGCCGGCCGGCTTCTAG
- a CDS encoding TetR/AcrR family transcriptional regulator, with protein MQSRTPASRTGRPRSAAADTAILAATREALVELGWSKLTLGDVATRAGVAKTTLYRRWAGKPELVCDAVAELFDELELPDRGSLAADIEGVVLQFAAILARPEAKSGLMAVVAESTRDDALRERIRASIVERQMRLVLEGRARAQRRGELPPEPDPEESARTVDLIFDMVAGAVVHRTLVSGKPANEDWVHSFTRVLLLGLTGAAEPEPQSGAATSQPTGHRAGVQGAGGQGAEPPGTPAAGGGA; from the coding sequence ATGCAGAGCCGCACTCCCGCCAGCCGTACCGGACGTCCGCGCAGCGCCGCGGCGGACACCGCGATCCTGGCCGCGACCAGGGAGGCTCTGGTGGAACTGGGCTGGTCCAAGCTCACCCTGGGAGACGTGGCGACGCGTGCCGGAGTTGCGAAGACGACGCTGTACCGCCGCTGGGCGGGCAAGCCGGAGCTGGTGTGCGACGCGGTGGCGGAGCTGTTCGACGAGCTGGAACTGCCCGACCGCGGCAGCCTCGCGGCCGACATCGAGGGCGTGGTCCTGCAGTTCGCGGCGATCCTGGCCCGCCCGGAGGCGAAGAGTGGCCTGATGGCGGTGGTCGCCGAGTCCACCCGCGACGACGCCCTGCGCGAGCGCATCCGTGCCTCCATCGTCGAGCGCCAGATGCGCCTGGTCCTGGAAGGCCGCGCCCGTGCCCAGCGCCGCGGCGAACTCCCCCCGGAACCCGACCCGGAGGAGTCCGCCCGCACGGTGGACCTGATCTTCGACATGGTGGCGGGCGCGGTCGTCCACCGCACCCTGGTGAGCGGCAAACCGGCGAACGAGGACTGGGTCCACAGCTTCACCCGGGTGTTGCTGCTGGGGCTGACGGGAGCGGCGGAGCCGGAGCCGCAATCCGGAGCGGCCACTTCGCAGCCGACCGGGCACAGGGCTGGAGTCCAGGGGGCGGGGGGCCAGGGAGCGGAGCCCCCTGGCACGCCCGCAGCGGGCGGCGGCGCCTAG
- a CDS encoding tetratricopeptide repeat protein — MQPRNMSMSGVVDLAAVKAAQEAKAKAEQTRAEAARQGGAGAVAPADLVIDVDEAGFERDVLQRSAEVPVVIDFWAEWCQPCKQLSPLLERLAVEYNGRILLAKIDVDANQMLMQQFGVQGIPAVFAVVAGQALPLFQGAAGEEQIRQTLDQLVQVSEERFGITGLTVDPDAQPGAAPTEVREGPYDAALNAAADALDAGDLAGAVQAYKNVLADDPAHPEAKLGLAQAELLQRVQGFDPQQVRQEAAAKPKDAAAQIAAADLDLVGGHVEDAFGRLIETVQRTAGDDRDTVRRRLLELFEVVGPEDPRVVGARRALARALF, encoded by the coding sequence ATGCAGCCACGGAACATGTCCATGAGCGGCGTCGTCGACCTCGCCGCGGTGAAGGCGGCCCAGGAGGCCAAGGCCAAGGCCGAGCAGACGCGCGCCGAGGCCGCCCGGCAGGGCGGCGCGGGGGCGGTCGCCCCGGCCGATCTCGTCATCGACGTCGATGAGGCGGGCTTCGAGCGGGATGTCCTGCAGCGGTCCGCCGAAGTCCCCGTCGTCATCGACTTCTGGGCCGAGTGGTGTCAGCCCTGCAAGCAGCTGAGCCCGCTCCTGGAGCGGCTGGCCGTCGAGTACAACGGGCGCATCCTCCTCGCCAAGATCGACGTCGACGCCAACCAGATGCTGATGCAGCAGTTCGGGGTCCAGGGGATTCCGGCCGTCTTCGCCGTCGTCGCGGGCCAGGCGCTGCCGCTCTTCCAGGGGGCCGCCGGCGAGGAGCAGATCCGGCAGACCCTGGACCAGCTGGTGCAGGTCTCCGAGGAGCGCTTCGGGATCACCGGCCTGACCGTCGACCCGGACGCACAGCCCGGCGCCGCGCCCACCGAGGTCCGGGAGGGTCCGTACGACGCCGCGCTGAACGCGGCCGCCGACGCCCTGGACGCCGGAGACCTGGCCGGTGCCGTCCAGGCGTACAAGAACGTGCTGGCCGACGACCCGGCCCACCCCGAGGCCAAGCTGGGCCTGGCGCAGGCCGAGCTGCTGCAGCGGGTGCAGGGCTTCGATCCGCAGCAGGTCCGCCAGGAGGCCGCCGCGAAGCCGAAGGACGCCGCCGCGCAGATCGCCGCCGCCGACCTGGACCTGGTGGGCGGCCATGTCGAGGACGCCTTCGGCCGGCTGATCGAGACCGTGCAGCGCACCGCCGGTGACGACCGGGACACGGTGCGGCGCCGGCTGCTGGAGCTGTTCGAGGTCGTGGGCCCCGAGGACCCGCGGGTGGTAGGGGCGCGCAGGGCGCTCGCGCGGGCCTTGTTCTGA
- a CDS encoding DUF6230 family protein, producing the protein MESQVRGGTRWKRFAVVMVPSVAATACIGVALAQGALAASFSVSGQSFKVTADKLVGQGFEQYGAIDNGYTLSGQQTAHPVAVSAFKSASISNMCQSVVTPNIPVLGSVSLVLKAGGDKPVEADNLYIDLDDLSADATFNNIDIGVAAKDANKGPGMKGGKEQSNPYGFAQQADSATLTGVKQTAWATTAGTFKLSGLHMSVQTGTHECY; encoded by the coding sequence ATGGAGTCCCAGGTGCGTGGCGGGACCAGATGGAAGCGGTTCGCTGTGGTCATGGTGCCCAGCGTGGCCGCCACGGCGTGCATAGGTGTCGCCCTCGCTCAGGGTGCTCTCGCGGCCTCGTTCAGCGTGTCCGGTCAGTCCTTCAAGGTGACCGCGGACAAACTGGTCGGGCAAGGCTTCGAGCAGTACGGCGCGATCGACAACGGCTACACCCTGAGCGGCCAGCAGACCGCTCACCCGGTCGCGGTCTCGGCCTTCAAGAGCGCCTCGATCAGCAACATGTGCCAGTCGGTCGTCACGCCGAACATCCCGGTGCTGGGCTCGGTGAGCCTGGTCCTGAAGGCGGGCGGCGACAAGCCGGTCGAGGCCGACAATCTCTACATCGACCTCGACGACCTCAGCGCCGACGCCACCTTCAACAACATCGACATCGGTGTTGCGGCCAAGGACGCCAACAAGGGTCCGGGTATGAAGGGCGGGAAGGAGCAGTCCAACCCGTACGGTTTCGCGCAGCAGGCCGACTCGGCCACGCTGACCGGTGTGAAGCAGACGGCCTGGGCGACCACGGCCGGAACCTTCAAGCTCAGCGGTCTGCACATGTCGGTGCAGACGGGTACGCACGAGTGCTACTGA
- a CDS encoding DUF6114 domain-containing protein, producing the protein MSAETSAAAPGQFTRRRLQFRAWRGTRPFWAGLFVLLGGFPIMYFPYAHLQVGHLTLAMATTAGAGSLIIGVLLVVLGISLWFQKHVRTFAGVAAILLALVSIPVSNFGGFVMGFLFALIGGAMAVAWAPGAPPQPQPPAEAAPGEGGAPQAVAPSEHRADAFDAFGENDLSGTSPANGANGRHSAG; encoded by the coding sequence ATGAGCGCCGAGACTTCTGCCGCCGCACCCGGCCAGTTCACCCGCCGGAGGCTGCAGTTCCGCGCCTGGCGGGGCACCCGTCCGTTCTGGGCTGGTCTGTTCGTCTTGCTCGGCGGCTTTCCCATCATGTATTTCCCGTACGCCCACCTCCAGGTCGGACATCTGACGCTGGCGATGGCGACCACCGCGGGAGCCGGATCCCTGATCATCGGCGTGTTGCTCGTCGTCCTGGGCATCAGCCTCTGGTTCCAGAAGCACGTTCGCACCTTTGCGGGCGTCGCAGCGATCCTGCTGGCGCTGGTGTCCATCCCCGTGTCCAACTTCGGTGGCTTCGTCATGGGCTTCCTCTTCGCCCTCATCGGCGGAGCGATGGCCGTGGCCTGGGCACCGGGCGCGCCTCCGCAGCCGCAGCCGCCCGCCGAGGCGGCCCCCGGCGAGGGCGGTGCCCCGCAGGCCGTGGCGCCGTCGGAGCACCGCGCGGACGCGTTCGACGCGTTCGGGGAGAACGACCTGTCAGGAACGAGCCCGGCCAACGGGGCGAACGGGAGGCACAGTGCCGGCTGA
- the pyk gene encoding pyruvate kinase, with product MRRSKIVCTLGPAVDSHEKLVAMIEAGMNVARFNFSHGTHAEHQARYDRVRAAAKETGRAIGVLADLQGPKIRLETFAEGPVELERGDEFVITTEDVPGDKHICGTTYKGLPGDVARGDQVLINDGNVELKVLDIEGPQVKTIVIEGGVVSDHKGINLPGAAVNVPALSEKDVEDLRFALRMGCDMVALSFVRDAKDVQDVHRVMDEEGRRVPVIAKVEKPQAVENMEDVVAAFDAVMVARGDLAVEYPLEKVPMVQKRLIELCRRNAKPVIVATQMMESMITNSRPTRAEASDVANAILDGADAVMLSAESSVGAYPVETVKTMSKIVTAAEGELLSKGLQPLVPGKKPRTQGGSVARAACEIADFLGGRGLIAFTQSGDTARRLSRYRATQPIIAFTTDEGTRNQLTLSWGVESHVVPFVNTTDEMVDLVDQEIARLGRFNAGDTVIITAGSPPGVPGTTNMLRVHHLGTQGN from the coding sequence ATGCGCCGTTCGAAAATCGTCTGTACTCTCGGCCCCGCGGTCGACTCCCACGAGAAGCTCGTCGCCATGATCGAGGCGGGCATGAATGTGGCCCGGTTCAACTTCAGCCACGGCACCCACGCCGAGCACCAGGCGCGGTACGACCGCGTCCGGGCCGCGGCCAAGGAGACCGGCCGGGCCATCGGCGTCCTCGCCGACCTGCAGGGCCCGAAGATCCGCCTGGAGACCTTCGCCGAGGGTCCGGTCGAGCTCGAGCGCGGTGACGAGTTCGTCATCACGACCGAGGACGTACCGGGCGACAAGCACATCTGCGGTACGACGTACAAGGGGCTGCCGGGCGACGTCGCGCGCGGCGACCAGGTCCTGATCAACGACGGCAACGTCGAGCTGAAGGTCCTGGACATCGAGGGCCCGCAGGTGAAGACGATCGTCATCGAGGGCGGTGTCGTCTCCGACCACAAGGGCATCAACCTGCCCGGCGCGGCCGTCAACGTGCCTGCGCTGAGCGAGAAGGATGTCGAGGACCTGCGCTTCGCCCTCCGCATGGGCTGCGACATGGTCGCGCTGTCCTTCGTCCGGGACGCCAAGGACGTCCAGGACGTGCACCGCGTCATGGACGAGGAGGGCCGCCGGGTCCCGGTCATCGCCAAGGTGGAGAAGCCGCAGGCGGTGGAGAACATGGAGGACGTCGTCGCGGCCTTCGACGCCGTGATGGTGGCCCGTGGCGACCTCGCCGTGGAGTACCCGCTCGAGAAGGTCCCGATGGTGCAGAAGCGCCTGATCGAGCTGTGCCGGCGCAACGCCAAGCCGGTGATCGTGGCGACCCAGATGATGGAGTCGATGATCACCAACTCCCGTCCGACCCGCGCCGAGGCCTCCGACGTGGCCAACGCGATCCTGGACGGCGCGGACGCGGTCATGCTGTCCGCCGAGTCCAGCGTGGGCGCCTACCCGGTCGAGACGGTCAAGACGATGTCGAAGATCGTCACGGCGGCCGAGGGGGAGCTGCTCTCCAAGGGCCTGCAGCCGCTCGTGCCGGGCAAGAAGCCGCGCACGCAGGGCGGTTCGGTGGCCCGCGCGGCCTGCGAGATCGCCGACTTCCTCGGCGGCCGGGGCCTGATCGCCTTCACCCAGTCCGGTGACACCGCGCGCCGGCTGTCCCGCTACCGCGCGACCCAGCCGATCATCGCGTTCACCACGGACGAGGGCACCCGCAACCAGCTCACCCTGAGCTGGGGCGTGGAGTCGCACGTCGTGCCGTTCGTGAACACCACGGACGAGATGGTCGACCTGGTGGACCAGGAGATCGCCAGGCTGGGCCGCTTCAACGCGGGCGACACGGTCATCATCACCGCCGGCTCGCCCCCCGGCGTCCCCGGCACCACCAACATGCTCCGCGTCCACCACCTGGGGACGCAGGGCAACTGA
- a CDS encoding acetate kinase, protein MAATRAANRVLVLNSGSSSVKYQLLDMRDASRLAVGLVERIGEQTSRLKHTCLTTGETREHTGPIADHDAALKAVAEELTRDGLGLDSPELAAIGHRVVHGGMFFTEPTVIDDEVLAEIERLIPVAPLHNPANLTGIRTARALRPDLPQVAVFDTAFHTTMPESAARYAIDPKIADRHRIRRYGFHGTSHAYVSRRTARLLGKDPSEVNVIVLHLGNGASASAVEKGRCVDTSMGLTPLEGLVMGTRSGDLDPAVIFHLARVGGMSMDEIDTLLNKRSGLFGLCGDNDMREIRRRIDEGDEEAALAFDIYIHRLKKYIGAYYAVLGTVDAVAFTAGVGENAAPVREAAIAGLEGLGLAVAPELNAVRADEARLISPQDARVAVAVVPTDEELEIATQTYALVGKNN, encoded by the coding sequence GTGGCAGCAACCCGCGCGGCGAACCGCGTCCTCGTCCTCAACTCCGGCTCCTCGTCGGTGAAGTACCAGCTGCTCGACATGCGCGACGCGAGCCGGCTCGCCGTCGGCCTGGTGGAGCGCATCGGCGAGCAGACGTCCCGGCTCAAGCACACCTGCCTCACGACCGGCGAGACCCGCGAGCACACCGGGCCCATCGCCGACCACGACGCCGCGCTCAAGGCCGTCGCCGAGGAGCTGACCCGGGACGGCCTCGGCCTCGACTCGCCGGAGCTGGCCGCGATCGGGCACCGGGTGGTGCACGGCGGCATGTTCTTCACCGAGCCGACCGTCATCGACGACGAGGTGCTCGCCGAGATCGAGCGGCTGATCCCGGTCGCCCCCCTGCACAACCCGGCCAACCTCACCGGTATCCGGACCGCCCGGGCGCTCCGCCCCGACCTGCCCCAGGTCGCCGTCTTCGACACCGCGTTCCACACGACGATGCCGGAGTCCGCGGCGCGCTACGCGATCGACCCGAAGATCGCCGACCGCCACCGCATCCGCCGCTACGGCTTCCACGGCACCTCGCACGCGTACGTCTCCCGTCGGACCGCGCGGCTGCTGGGCAAGGACCCGTCCGAGGTCAATGTCATCGTGCTGCACCTGGGCAACGGCGCCTCCGCGTCCGCGGTCGAGAAGGGCCGGTGCGTGGACACCTCCATGGGGCTGACTCCGCTGGAGGGGCTCGTGATGGGGACGCGCTCCGGTGATCTGGATCCCGCCGTCATCTTCCATTTGGCACGGGTTGGCGGAATGTCCATGGACGAGATCGACACTCTTCTCAACAAGAGGAGCGGCCTGTTCGGTCTGTGCGGGGACAACGACATGCGGGAGATCCGCCGCCGGATCGACGAGGGGGACGAAGAGGCCGCTCTCGCGTTCGACATTTACATTCACCGGCTCAAGAAGTACATCGGCGCCTATTACGCCGTCCTCGGCACAGTGGACGCGGTGGCGTTCACGGCCGGGGTCGGCGAGAACGCGGCGCCGGTGCGCGAGGCCGCGATCGCGGGCCTGGAGGGGCTGGGCCTGGCGGTCGCCCCGGAGCTGAACGCGGTGCGAGCGGACGAGGCCAGGCTGATCTCTCCGCAGGATGCGCGTGTCGCCGTCGCGGTGGTGCCGACGGATGAAGAACTGGAGATCGCGACCCAGACCTACGCACTGGTCGGAAAGAACAACTGA